A genomic window from Agrobacterium tumefaciens includes:
- a CDS encoding nickel-binding protein — protein sequence MPIFIDRHDLTGVSAADIAVAHLKDLSVQEQYGVRFLTYWFDERRGTAFCLIDAPDAETAQCVHREAHGFIATEVVEVALSAVEAFLGRIQDPLKIGCIPPDKDAGHRAVLFTDIVGSTEMTARLGDRMAAELVRAHDALVRACLGRRNGREVKHTGDGIMAVFSVTPDAVDCAVDIQRAFHRYNTDNGEPIHIRIGLDCGEPIEDSNDFFGSTVQLAARLCAAAESDQILISENLFLEYGRTDVIIRGDRFELKGFAQPVLAYRCEWLASM from the coding sequence ATGCCTATCTTCATTGATCGGCACGATCTCACCGGCGTTTCCGCCGCAGATATTGCCGTAGCACACCTCAAGGACCTAAGTGTCCAGGAGCAGTATGGTGTTCGGTTTCTGACTTACTGGTTCGATGAAAGACGTGGGACGGCGTTCTGCCTCATCGATGCACCAGATGCCGAAACAGCCCAATGCGTGCATCGTGAAGCTCACGGCTTTATCGCAACGGAGGTTGTTGAAGTCGCTCTATCTGCTGTGGAAGCATTCCTCGGACGAATTCAAGACCCTCTAAAAATCGGCTGTATTCCCCCCGATAAGGACGCCGGTCACCGCGCAGTTTTATTTACTGACATCGTGGGATCAACTGAAATGACTGCGCGGCTTGGAGACCGCATGGCGGCTGAACTCGTAAGAGCCCATGATGCTCTCGTGAGAGCCTGTTTGGGCCGGCGAAACGGTAGAGAGGTTAAGCATACGGGCGATGGTATAATGGCGGTCTTTTCGGTAACGCCAGATGCTGTCGACTGCGCAGTTGATATTCAGCGCGCGTTCCATCGCTATAACACGGATAATGGGGAGCCGATCCATATCCGAATTGGCTTGGATTGCGGTGAGCCAATTGAAGACAGCAACGATTTCTTTGGCTCAACAGTCCAACTTGCGGCTCGGCTATGCGCAGCAGCTGAAAGTGACCAGATCCTGATCTCAGAGAACCTCTTCCTTGAATATGGAAGGACTGACGTAATCATTCGCGGTGATCGTTTTGAACTGAAGGGATTTGCCCAACCAGTACTTGCCTATCGTTGCGAGTGGCTGGCTTCAATGTGA
- a CDS encoding HlyD family type I secretion periplasmic adaptor subunit gives MMYENKNTNNQVQSNAQSFGIAPRVIVSGILAGFLVFGVGGWAVQAKLAGAVIAQGQLVVPDQVKTIQHRDGGIVADIPVANGDTVKAGDVLLRFDETQTRVELTIIRSQLAQLRAMKIRLEAERDGKDTIAFPNASIVAELAHNETKLFQENRRMILNQKQQLEMQISQLEDQIDGLISQRKANEAEKKIITEEISVSERLAKGGLIKLSEFRDLQKQVARIDGTSGEVAARVAEAEGEISELRIKLLSIDQTTRSETQKEIVSIESKLAELGEREIAAHDRLSRMEVRAPVDGFVYDLQIHTINGVIGAGATIMSVVPKTDDMKVEFRVPPADVDRVTPGQAARMRLTAFNSATTPEVYGIVEFVAAATVVDKTTGQPYYLATVDMIDQQEVIRDLKLMPGMPIEVFVHTAERSAWSYLTKPFTDQVMKAFREE, from the coding sequence ATGATGTATGAAAACAAAAACACCAACAATCAGGTGCAATCTAATGCACAATCGTTCGGCATCGCGCCACGCGTCATCGTTTCAGGCATTCTGGCAGGATTCCTAGTGTTTGGTGTCGGTGGATGGGCAGTCCAGGCAAAACTTGCTGGTGCGGTTATCGCGCAAGGTCAGCTCGTGGTGCCAGATCAGGTCAAGACTATCCAGCACCGTGACGGCGGGATTGTCGCTGACATTCCTGTCGCCAATGGGGACACGGTAAAGGCTGGTGATGTGCTTCTGAGGTTTGACGAGACACAGACCCGAGTTGAACTGACGATCATCCGAAGCCAACTCGCCCAGCTTAGGGCGATGAAAATCCGCCTTGAGGCGGAGCGCGACGGTAAGGACACTATTGCATTCCCCAATGCTTCTATCGTAGCTGAGCTGGCGCATAATGAAACGAAGCTGTTTCAGGAAAACCGCCGGATGATCCTCAATCAGAAACAGCAGTTGGAGATGCAAATCTCCCAGCTCGAAGACCAGATTGACGGTTTGATTTCGCAGAGGAAAGCGAACGAAGCTGAAAAGAAGATCATCACTGAAGAGATCAGCGTGAGCGAGAGACTCGCCAAAGGCGGGTTGATCAAGTTATCGGAATTTCGCGACCTCCAAAAGCAAGTAGCACGTATCGACGGGACCAGCGGCGAAGTGGCAGCTCGCGTGGCGGAGGCTGAAGGAGAGATTAGCGAGTTGCGCATCAAGCTTCTCTCAATCGACCAGACGACGCGCTCTGAAACTCAGAAGGAGATTGTCTCGATCGAATCCAAGCTCGCCGAACTGGGAGAGCGAGAGATTGCTGCACATGACCGACTGTCGCGAATGGAGGTCCGTGCACCTGTTGATGGCTTTGTCTATGACCTGCAAATCCATACCATCAACGGCGTCATAGGAGCAGGAGCGACTATCATGTCGGTCGTTCCCAAAACTGACGACATGAAGGTCGAATTCCGGGTTCCGCCGGCAGATGTTGATCGTGTCACGCCAGGCCAGGCCGCTAGGATGCGACTGACAGCGTTTAATAGTGCAACCACTCCCGAGGTATATGGGATCGTCGAGTTCGTTGCAGCAGCAACCGTGGTCGACAAGACGACTGGTCAACCCTACTATCTCGCGACAGTTGACATGATTGACCAACAGGAAGTCATCAGAGACCTCAAACTCATGCCGGGCATGCCAATTGAGGTTTTCGTTCATACAGCTGAGCGCTCGGCGTGGTCGTATCTGACGAAGCCTTTCACCGACCAGGTTATGAAAGCGTTTCGCGAAGAATGA
- a CDS encoding calcium-binding protein — translation MEDKLVLGLPDVAASIAPKNRFEVQEKPAPRYWSIVSPAIAFAAIGAFFGKLHSETHVEGPDSPDERQILDSTAETVASSNDASTNIDIIEEVAAYLRQVAEEAGRAERKVRYFAEGIQLPSTFHARVDLNLENHTFRSFLQSLSANDNHRVSGYFGPLTRLGALGNETPIVWHESDRWERGGISTEAPRSDENPKGHDLPSTGGSSPPTSNTRPNRLPVVAGRVLLGSGLMNLSALILLDNLASAATDPDGDTLSIRNLQVSSGVIQSYGDGKWLYTPERGYTGEVTFTYGISDGTGAVLGTAMLDLVKAAPHAVEGTNNDDVLLGTPEEDIIAALDGDDIVYGRENNDVIYGGDGNDTLIGGTGNDTIYGESGHDRIFGGEGDDVIFGGEGNDEIYGEEGADIVSGGDGDDIVSGGSGNDHIFGDVGNDRLSGDVGDDLLDGGDGNDMLSGGLGNDAVVAGAGNDTIVIGAGPEEARAPAQLNAVSDGNDTYSGGDGFDTYDASSASEAVVVDLAAETASGSEIGTDKVVGFEAAIGGSGNDTLTGDDGNNLLIGGTGDDRLTAGSGSDIVNGGAGDDTVVVLYTSDGSSDGDDQYSGGEGIDTYDASATITAVIIDLEGGTATGVEIGTDQLEGFEVAIAGLGDDVLVANSDINFLTGGAGNDVFIFRSVETVSNNGQGTDKILDFQIGDRIDLSDLADEIGGLMFDRIMGEIDDQQDVRRIRLYSEFADGETAIVRAVIDLAGEQDDLELLIYSHQTLTEDDFILAARDEDAGLARA, via the coding sequence ATGGAAGACAAACTTGTTCTTGGGCTGCCTGACGTAGCAGCCTCCATAGCGCCAAAGAACCGCTTTGAGGTTCAGGAAAAACCAGCCCCGCGCTACTGGAGCATTGTGAGCCCGGCAATCGCATTTGCCGCGATCGGCGCTTTTTTTGGAAAGCTTCATTCCGAAACGCACGTCGAGGGGCCGGATTCGCCGGATGAACGACAAATTCTAGACTCAACTGCCGAAACCGTCGCGAGTTCGAACGATGCTTCGACAAACATCGACATTATTGAGGAAGTCGCCGCGTATCTTCGCCAGGTTGCAGAAGAAGCTGGCCGTGCCGAACGGAAGGTAAGGTATTTCGCGGAAGGCATCCAGTTACCCTCCACGTTCCACGCAAGGGTCGACCTCAATCTCGAAAATCATACCTTTCGTTCGTTCCTTCAATCGCTTTCCGCAAACGACAATCATCGGGTCAGCGGTTACTTTGGGCCTTTGACGCGACTCGGCGCTTTGGGCAACGAAACCCCTATCGTCTGGCACGAAAGCGACCGGTGGGAACGTGGCGGCATTTCAACTGAAGCGCCGCGTTCAGATGAAAATCCGAAAGGCCACGACCTGCCGTCAACTGGAGGCAGTTCTCCTCCTACAAGTAATACACGCCCGAACAGATTGCCCGTGGTTGCGGGACGGGTGCTGCTAGGCAGTGGCTTGATGAACCTTTCTGCACTGATCCTTCTTGATAATTTGGCATCGGCTGCGACCGACCCGGATGGCGACACCTTGTCGATCCGAAACCTGCAGGTTTCGTCTGGCGTCATACAGAGCTATGGCGACGGTAAATGGCTGTACACACCTGAGCGTGGCTACACAGGTGAAGTCACCTTCACATATGGCATTAGCGATGGAACCGGAGCTGTGCTGGGGACGGCGATGCTGGACCTCGTAAAAGCGGCGCCACACGCCGTTGAAGGTACCAATAACGATGATGTCCTACTGGGAACCCCCGAGGAAGACATAATTGCAGCCCTCGATGGGGACGACATTGTCTACGGGCGCGAAAACAATGACGTCATTTACGGCGGCGATGGAAATGACACGCTTATCGGAGGGACTGGAAACGACACCATCTATGGCGAGAGCGGCCACGACCGGATCTTCGGTGGCGAGGGTGACGACGTCATTTTTGGTGGTGAAGGAAACGACGAGATTTATGGCGAAGAAGGCGCTGACATCGTGTCCGGAGGTGATGGCGATGACATTGTCAGTGGGGGATCCGGCAATGACCATATCTTCGGAGACGTAGGCAACGACCGCCTTTCCGGAGATGTTGGGGATGACCTGCTCGATGGCGGTGACGGCAACGACATGCTGTCGGGCGGTCTCGGCAACGACGCCGTAGTCGCTGGAGCCGGCAACGACACCATCGTCATCGGCGCTGGCCCCGAGGAAGCGCGAGCACCAGCGCAACTTAATGCCGTTAGCGATGGGAACGACACATATTCCGGCGGCGATGGCTTCGACACGTATGACGCATCGTCGGCTTCTGAAGCAGTGGTCGTTGACCTTGCCGCCGAGACTGCATCGGGTTCTGAGATTGGAACAGATAAGGTCGTTGGATTCGAGGCTGCAATCGGCGGCAGTGGAAACGACACGTTGACCGGCGATGACGGGAATAATCTCCTGATCGGAGGAACTGGCGACGATCGACTAACCGCAGGCAGCGGCAGCGATATCGTCAATGGTGGCGCTGGCGATGATACGGTAGTCGTTCTCTACACGAGCGACGGATCAAGCGATGGCGACGATCAATATTCCGGCGGAGAAGGGATCGATACCTACGACGCTTCCGCGACAATTACGGCAGTCATCATTGACCTTGAAGGTGGCACAGCAACGGGGGTTGAGATAGGGACGGATCAACTGGAGGGCTTCGAAGTCGCCATTGCCGGGCTCGGCGACGACGTTCTGGTCGCCAATTCGGATATCAATTTTTTGACGGGTGGCGCGGGCAACGACGTCTTCATTTTCCGTTCGGTGGAAACCGTGTCCAACAACGGGCAAGGAACAGACAAGATACTAGACTTCCAGATCGGCGATCGGATCGATCTTTCCGATCTCGCAGATGAAATCGGCGGGCTGATGTTCGACCGCATCATGGGCGAGATCGATGACCAGCAGGATGTGCGGCGAATTCGCCTTTACAGCGAGTTTGCCGACGGCGAGACAGCCATTGTTCGCGCCGTCATCGATCTAGCGGGCGAACAAGACGATCTCGAGCTGCTGATCTACAGCCATCAGACATTGACCGAAGATGATTTCATTCTTGCGGCTCGTGATGAGGACGCAGGATTGGCACGGGCGTAA